Proteins encoded in a region of the Desulforamulus hydrothermalis Lam5 = DSM 18033 genome:
- a CDS encoding phage head closure protein: MTYDHELTLVKQTFVSDEIGNQIPVETEITVLCGIKSVARNEFYSAATTGIKPSIVFIIHGYEYNGQQIVEFEGVRYRVIRTYATSFEELELTCERVAADG; the protein is encoded by the coding sequence GTGACCTATGACCACGAGTTAACCCTGGTTAAGCAAACGTTTGTTAGTGATGAGATTGGCAACCAGATACCAGTGGAAACTGAAATCACTGTCCTTTGCGGCATTAAGTCTGTGGCAAGAAATGAATTTTACAGTGCTGCCACGACTGGGATAAAACCGTCCATAGTCTTTATAATCCATGGCTATGAGTACAATGGTCAGCAAATTGTGGAATTTGAAGGGGTTAGGTATAGGGTAATTCGTACCTATGCCACCAGTTTTGAGGAACTGGAACTGACCTGCGAAAGGGTGGCTGCCGATGGCTAG
- a CDS encoding HK97 family phage prohead protease, translating to MSRDTRQTRCMKTELKTRAEGDNGDLIIEGYFAVFNRETELWKGAFEEIAPGAFDNTLNNDIRALINHEPRLVLGRNKSGTLELHTDSRGLWGRIKINPNDTDAMNLYERVKRGDVDQCSFGFNIVREDTEWREDGSVKWTIREFDLHEVSVVTFPAYEDTCVAARQKQVEEHRERLLQAKRQKLIERVKKIAETAGNQ from the coding sequence TTGAGCAGAGACACAAGACAAACTCGGTGCATGAAAACTGAACTTAAAACCAGAGCCGAAGGAGACAACGGAGACCTGATTATTGAGGGTTATTTTGCGGTATTTAACCGGGAAACAGAACTATGGAAGGGCGCATTTGAAGAAATTGCACCGGGTGCGTTTGATAACACGCTCAACAACGATATCCGTGCGTTGATTAATCATGAGCCCCGGCTAGTGCTTGGTAGGAATAAGTCCGGCACATTAGAACTTCACACAGATTCACGCGGCCTTTGGGGACGAATCAAAATTAATCCGAATGACACTGATGCCATGAACCTTTACGAAAGGGTAAAACGTGGCGACGTTGACCAGTGTTCGTTCGGATTTAATATTGTGCGGGAAGATACCGAGTGGCGTGAGGATGGTTCAGTTAAATGGACCATCAGAGAATTTGACTTACACGAGGTCAGCGTCGTCACCTTCCCAGCTTATGAAGATACCTGCGTTGCTGCCAGACAAAAGCAGGTTGAGGAACACCGGGAACGCCTGCTGCAGGCTAAACGCCAAAAATTAATTGAAAGGGTGAAAAAAATTGCTGAGACAGCTGGTAATCAGTAA
- a CDS encoding phage major capsid protein, whose product MLRQLVISKKIEQRKNALAELMIQEEEIQKRSTEFEAAANEAKTDEEIAVVEEEVTKLEAQKDELEQKKSKLQGEIAELESELEQLNAKSPTGEQRSVNQQKRGEVQMAKEYHISQVRRMLETGEYYNLPEVREFYEKFKNLRAVSGGELTIPNVIINRILDIVGDYTTLYPRVEKIRVSGTARILIDTDTSAASWIEMASSIPTGDVGTITKVDFDGFKVGKVTFVDNYLLQDSIINIDDYVVRKIARAIAKALDLAILKGEGASQKQPEGIIPKIPAGNQKTVEADEKLLVNLLKNVGLIDTGDDSVGEIVAVMKRQTYYNRLLEYTINVNSEGNVVGKLPNLTQPDLCGLPVVFNQNMDVDKVLFGVLDQYTMVIREDISIDRSEHVKFVEDQMAFRGKGRFDGKPVRPAAFALVTITDPAGE is encoded by the coding sequence TTGCTGAGACAGCTGGTAATCAGTAAAAAAATCGAGCAGCGCAAAAATGCACTGGCTGAGCTTATGATCCAGGAAGAAGAAATTCAGAAGCGCAGCACCGAGTTTGAAGCGGCTGCTAACGAGGCAAAAACCGATGAAGAAATTGCTGTCGTTGAGGAAGAAGTCACCAAGCTCGAAGCCCAAAAGGATGAACTTGAACAGAAAAAGTCCAAGCTCCAGGGCGAGATTGCTGAACTCGAAAGCGAATTGGAGCAGCTTAACGCTAAATCGCCGACTGGTGAGCAACGGTCGGTAAACCAACAAAAACGAGGTGAAGTCCAAATGGCAAAAGAATATCATATTTCACAAGTCCGCAGGATGCTGGAAACTGGTGAATACTATAACCTTCCTGAGGTTCGTGAATTCTATGAAAAATTCAAGAACCTTCGTGCTGTCTCCGGTGGTGAACTGACCATTCCTAATGTCATTATCAACCGTATCCTGGATATCGTTGGTGACTACACTACCTTATATCCTCGCGTAGAAAAAATCCGCGTTAGCGGTACTGCCCGAATTTTGATAGATACTGATACATCAGCAGCCTCTTGGATCGAGATGGCTAGTTCTATCCCGACTGGTGATGTTGGAACAATCACCAAAGTTGATTTTGACGGCTTCAAGGTTGGCAAGGTCACTTTCGTTGACAACTACCTGCTTCAAGATTCCATTATCAACATTGATGATTACGTTGTCAGAAAGATAGCCCGCGCTATTGCAAAGGCGCTGGATCTTGCAATCTTAAAAGGAGAAGGAGCAAGCCAAAAGCAACCGGAGGGTATCATACCAAAGATTCCTGCAGGCAATCAAAAAACCGTAGAGGCTGACGAAAAGCTACTCGTTAATCTATTGAAAAATGTAGGTCTAATTGACACTGGCGATGACAGTGTGGGTGAAATTGTCGCAGTAATGAAGCGGCAGACATATTATAACCGCCTGTTGGAGTACACCATCAATGTAAATAGCGAGGGCAATGTCGTTGGCAAGCTGCCCAACCTGACCCAGCCTGATTTGTGCGGCCTGCCGGTTGTTTTTAACCAGAACATGGACGTTGATAAAGTCCTATTCGGAGTGCTTGACCAATATACTATGGTTATTCGCGAGGACATCAGTATAGACCGGTCCGAGCATGTGAAGTTTGTTGAAGATCAAATGGCTTTCCGTGGCAAAGGCCGCTTCGATGGCAAACCGGTCCGGCCAGCAGCGTTTGCCCTTGTCACTATTACCGATCCGGCAGGTGAATAA
- a CDS encoding HNH endonuclease, whose amino-acid sequence MAKPFYKSRRWQSKRANILRRDEYLCRECRRYGKTTAATTVHHVFPLEQRPDLGLVSDNLISLCNEHHDKMHDRTNGELTDLGKQWEQRVSPLLQTRGFKV is encoded by the coding sequence ATGGCCAAGCCTTTCTATAAATCCAGACGATGGCAGAGCAAACGCGCAAACATCCTGCGGCGAGATGAATACCTCTGCCGGGAGTGCAGGCGGTACGGCAAGACTACAGCGGCAACGACAGTACACCATGTATTCCCTTTAGAACAACGGCCTGACCTCGGTTTGGTTAGCGATAACCTGATTAGTTTGTGTAACGAACATCACGACAAGATGCACGATAGGACTAATGGCGAATTGACAGACCTTGGCAAACAGTGGGAGCAAAGGGTATCCCCCCTCCTTCAAACTAGAGGATTCAAAGTCTAG
- a CDS encoding IS110 family transposase, translating to MLKIVYPICCGIDVHKKFLVACIAFTNDKGVTTYKSRRFSTFTNDLRKLSEWLSSNSCTHVCMESTGKYWVPVYNILEATCKITLAHPKYVKAIRGKKTDKKDAKWIADLFKHDLVAGSFMPPLPIRQLRDLMRYRFKLTNFSSSEKNRIQNCLTVSNIQLANVVSDTFGKSSMRIIDYLLENPDDKDFDFVPLLHSSMLHKVDDIRLALDGMITPEQRQKMNIILQHYGELGKCKSNLESLILSLSEPYAKERTLVSTVPGIKNPFSAIAIISEIGADMSVFPTAKHLCSWAGVTPQNNESAGKKHSVRISRAGVYIKPLLVQCANAVVKSDKHPEIKGRYLSIKKRRGHKRAIIAIARMLLTAIYHILKKGEPYNPELYKKAQPFPASREITVEQAILIARRHGYSVVKD from the coding sequence ATGTTAAAAATCGTTTACCCCATCTGTTGTGGAATTGATGTCCACAAAAAGTTTCTTGTTGCTTGTATTGCCTTTACCAATGACAAAGGTGTTACCACTTACAAGTCCAGACGCTTTTCTACCTTCACAAACGATTTGCGAAAGCTGTCGGAGTGGCTTTCCTCCAATTCCTGCACACATGTTTGCATGGAATCCACCGGCAAGTATTGGGTACCTGTGTACAATATTTTGGAAGCCACCTGTAAAATTACACTGGCTCATCCAAAGTATGTCAAAGCGATTCGCGGTAAGAAAACCGATAAAAAGGATGCCAAGTGGATTGCCGACCTGTTTAAGCACGACCTTGTTGCCGGAAGCTTTATGCCACCCCTTCCAATTCGTCAATTGCGTGACTTGATGCGTTATCGTTTTAAGCTCACAAACTTTAGTTCCAGCGAGAAGAACCGGATTCAAAATTGTCTTACTGTATCAAATATCCAGCTCGCCAACGTGGTATCTGATACTTTCGGTAAGAGTTCAATGAGAATCATTGACTACTTGCTTGAAAATCCCGATGATAAGGATTTCGATTTTGTTCCTCTTCTTCACTCATCCATGCTGCATAAAGTGGACGATATCCGTCTTGCCCTGGACGGAATGATTACACCGGAACAGCGGCAAAAAATGAATATTATTCTTCAGCATTATGGCGAATTAGGAAAGTGCAAGTCCAACCTTGAATCCTTAATTCTATCGCTCTCAGAGCCTTATGCCAAGGAACGTACTTTAGTGTCCACTGTACCAGGTATCAAAAATCCCTTTTCTGCAATCGCTATAATTTCAGAAATCGGTGCTGATATGTCTGTGTTCCCTACAGCCAAACACTTGTGTTCCTGGGCAGGAGTGACTCCTCAAAACAACGAGAGTGCGGGCAAAAAACATTCTGTTCGCATATCCCGTGCCGGTGTTTATATCAAGCCACTTTTAGTACAGTGCGCCAACGCTGTTGTTAAAAGTGATAAACACCCTGAAATCAAGGGCCGCTATTTATCCATCAAAAAGCGGCGTGGCCATAAGCGTGCTATTATAGCTATTGCACGAATGTTGCTTACTGCCATTTATCACATCCTTAAAAAAGGTGAACCTTACAACCCAGAACTTTATAAGAAAGCGCAACCTTTTCCTGCATCTCGTGAAATCACAGTAGAACAGGCTATTCTTATAGCTCGGAGGCACGGGTACTCTGTAGTTAAGGATTGA
- a CDS encoding terminase large subunit has protein sequence MSDAKNLDIVLEYARSIVEGKKVAGQEIIQACQRFLDDLENPEYEFRTKDPEFVIQIIERTFVHDKGEALDGTPLRGKPFLLEPWQKFIIYNLLGFWKAGTNERRYKEAFIFIPRKNGKTRFVAALAWALALLSRKSGATIYITAHALKQSKQAFEFILFNLKRMGEEDNFRILNNNQEHSISGDLGDGSIYIEALAANPDRQDSLNCNIAIADELHAYTRPKQYNIIKEAMKAYTNKLMIGITTAGDDMTSFCYQRLQYCKKVLDGTARDETYFVFISKADEDEKGNVDYTNPVQHEKANPNYGVTIRPEDILNDALQAQNDPQQRKDFLAKSLNVYTSAMNAYFDIHEFRLSDRKYNWTLEELAKLPINWYGGADLAKLHDLTAAALYGEYQDVGIIISHAWFPVVAATAKAEEDGIPLFGWMDDGWLTMTNSAVTNIAEVVEWFKRMKRMGFRIKQIGFDRKFSHDFFRGAKKAGFKLIDEPQYFWRKSQGFRRIEQKAKLGKLYYLHSDAFEYCVQNVHGIEKTDGLIQYEKIDENRRIDIFDASVFACVRYLEDTDQAKAQSEWLKGGDSA, from the coding sequence TTGAGTGATGCTAAAAACCTTGACATTGTTTTGGAGTACGCCAGGAGCATAGTCGAGGGTAAAAAGGTTGCAGGCCAAGAAATAATCCAGGCCTGTCAGCGCTTTTTGGACGACCTGGAAAATCCGGAATATGAATTTCGTACCAAAGATCCAGAGTTCGTAATCCAAATCATTGAGCGTACCTTTGTTCACGACAAAGGCGAAGCGCTCGATGGCACACCACTCCGAGGGAAACCGTTCCTGCTGGAACCTTGGCAAAAGTTTATAATCTATAACCTGCTTGGCTTTTGGAAAGCTGGTACTAATGAGCGCCGCTATAAAGAGGCGTTTATTTTTATTCCCCGGAAGAATGGCAAGACCAGATTTGTAGCTGCATTGGCTTGGGCTCTGGCACTTCTCAGCCGGAAGTCCGGCGCGACAATCTACATCACGGCACACGCTCTCAAGCAATCAAAGCAGGCGTTCGAGTTCATTCTTTTTAACCTCAAACGCATGGGCGAGGAAGATAATTTCCGCATCTTGAATAACAACCAGGAACATTCTATTAGTGGCGACCTGGGTGACGGTTCAATTTACATCGAGGCCCTGGCCGCCAATCCTGACCGTCAAGATTCGCTAAATTGCAATATCGCCATAGCCGACGAGCTGCATGCCTACACCAGACCGAAGCAGTACAACATCATCAAAGAGGCCATGAAGGCCTATACCAATAAATTGATGATTGGCATTACCACGGCCGGCGATGATATGACCAGCTTTTGTTACCAGCGTTTGCAGTATTGCAAAAAAGTTCTGGATGGCACGGCTCGGGATGAAACGTATTTTGTGTTCATATCCAAAGCTGACGAGGACGAAAAAGGAAATGTCGACTATACGAATCCGGTCCAGCATGAAAAGGCTAACCCAAACTATGGGGTGACCATCCGGCCGGAGGACATTCTAAATGATGCACTGCAGGCGCAGAACGATCCTCAACAGCGAAAGGACTTTCTAGCGAAGTCACTCAATGTCTACACTTCCGCTATGAATGCATATTTTGACATCCATGAGTTCAGATTGTCTGACCGTAAATATAACTGGACCCTGGAAGAACTGGCAAAACTGCCGATTAACTGGTATGGTGGTGCTGACTTAGCTAAATTGCACGACCTGACTGCTGCTGCTCTGTATGGCGAATATCAGGATGTTGGTATTATTATCTCTCACGCCTGGTTCCCGGTTGTAGCTGCAACTGCCAAAGCCGAAGAGGACGGCATTCCACTGTTTGGCTGGATGGATGATGGCTGGCTGACCATGACAAATTCGGCGGTGACTAACATTGCTGAAGTGGTCGAGTGGTTCAAGCGCATGAAGCGCATGGGCTTCCGAATCAAACAGATTGGCTTTGACCGGAAATTCAGTCATGACTTTTTCCGGGGTGCCAAAAAAGCCGGTTTCAAGCTGATAGATGAGCCACAATATTTCTGGCGCAAGTCACAGGGATTCCGTCGGATTGAGCAAAAAGCAAAACTTGGGAAACTCTATTATTTACACTCAGATGCATTTGAATATTGTGTTCAGAACGTCCATGGGATTGAGAAAACAGACGGCCTGATTCAGTATGAAAAAATCGATGAGAACCGACGCATTGACATATTTGATGCGTCTGTTTTTGCTTGTGTCCGATATCTAGAGGACACAGACCAAGCGAAGGCACAAAGCGAATGGCTAAAGGGCGGTGATAGTGCTTGA
- a CDS encoding HK97 gp10 family phage protein, whose protein sequence is MARNDVSIDQLASAITRAVRDYTGDVKVGIEAEVKSTADKVLKEVKRLAPKRTGEYARTFVKTNKSLPGKQRYVVWNKKHYRRVHLLEFGHAKVDGGRVQAYPHLRPAHDKYTKEMLENIKQIIRSGGR, encoded by the coding sequence ATGGCTAGGAACGATGTCAGTATTGACCAACTAGCCAGTGCCATCACACGGGCGGTGCGTGATTATACCGGGGACGTAAAAGTGGGTATTGAGGCAGAAGTAAAATCAACCGCCGATAAGGTGCTCAAAGAGGTTAAGCGGTTAGCCCCGAAGCGTACCGGCGAATATGCCCGGACGTTTGTCAAAACTAATAAGTCACTCCCTGGTAAACAGCGTTACGTTGTTTGGAATAAGAAACACTACCGCCGGGTGCACCTTTTGGAATTTGGTCATGCCAAGGTAGATGGTGGCAGGGTACAGGCCTATCCTCATCTGAGGCCGGCCCATGATAAATACACCAAAGAGATGCTTGAGAATATCAAGCAGATTATAAGGAGTGGTGGCAGATGA
- a CDS encoding phage portal protein encodes MSKKQKRARQPTEKRSVSGGENTLLGYWLKGEDLSLPSSYVRLSENPEVRMAIDRISDLISSMTIHLMRNTDNGDIRVRNELAKKIDISPYSLMTRKDWMYFIVHTMLLEGDGNCIVFPTTSDGLIDELIPIPPSAVSFPSPKQNGIGAAIGYQISIRGRDFNHDEVLHFRINPDPDEPWKGRGYRFILKDIVGNLKQAAATKKAFMGDKWRPGIIVMVDADTSQLSNDEEREKLIQRYIGDGKSGKPWILPEGIIRVETVKPLSLQDIAIHESVQIDKRSVAAMLGVPAFFVGVGDFKKDEYNAFIQTRILPLAKGIEQELTRKLLYAPDMFFRFNSRSLYAYSLVDLVTAGTALVDRNTLRRNELRDWIGMSPDPEMNELIVLENYIPADLLGEQNKLKDIKKALEGGEGN; translated from the coding sequence TTGAGTAAAAAACAAAAGAGAGCAAGGCAACCGACTGAGAAGCGAAGTGTTTCTGGTGGAGAAAACACTCTGTTAGGATATTGGCTTAAGGGTGAAGATTTATCCCTTCCTTCCAGTTACGTCAGATTGTCTGAAAATCCCGAGGTCCGTATGGCTATCGACCGCATTTCTGACCTTATTAGCAGCATGACCATTCATCTTATGAGAAATACGGATAACGGGGATATCCGAGTACGGAACGAACTGGCAAAGAAAATAGATATTAGCCCGTACAGTCTAATGACTCGCAAAGACTGGATGTATTTTATTGTCCATACAATGCTTCTTGAAGGTGATGGCAACTGCATAGTGTTTCCGACAACTTCGGATGGGCTCATTGATGAATTAATTCCAATTCCACCGAGCGCAGTATCTTTCCCATCACCGAAACAAAACGGCATCGGAGCGGCAATTGGGTACCAGATATCTATTCGAGGACGCGATTTTAACCATGATGAAGTGTTACATTTTAGAATTAACCCAGATCCTGATGAACCGTGGAAAGGACGTGGATATCGCTTTATCCTCAAGGATATTGTTGGGAATCTCAAACAAGCTGCAGCTACCAAAAAAGCATTTATGGGAGACAAGTGGCGCCCGGGTATCATTGTCATGGTTGATGCTGACACATCTCAGCTTTCAAATGATGAAGAAAGGGAGAAGTTAATCCAGCGGTATATTGGCGATGGAAAGAGCGGCAAACCATGGATTCTACCAGAGGGAATCATCCGAGTGGAGACGGTTAAACCCCTTAGTTTACAGGATATTGCAATTCATGAATCAGTCCAAATTGATAAAAGGTCGGTTGCAGCCATGCTCGGTGTTCCGGCTTTTTTTGTTGGTGTTGGTGATTTTAAGAAGGACGAATATAACGCATTTATCCAGACACGCATCCTACCGCTTGCTAAAGGTATTGAGCAGGAACTGACGCGGAAATTGCTCTATGCACCGGACATGTTCTTTAGGTTTAATTCCCGTTCTCTCTATGCCTATAGTTTGGTTGATTTGGTTACTGCTGGCACGGCTCTCGTGGATCGGAACACACTTCGCCGGAATGAACTTCGCGACTGGATTGGCATGAGTCCAGACCCGGAAATGAATGAATTAATTGTCCTGGAAAACTATATCCCAGCTGATTTGTTGGGTGAGCAAAACAAACTAAAGGATATTAAAAAGGCTCTTGAAGGGGGTGAGGGGAATTGA
- the istB gene encoding IS21-like element helper ATPase IstB, which produces MIELEQARLRLEELGLQQAALLLDAHLEAASHGQPTYLSFLNMLLDAEIAERQKRNMEVRTKLAHLPYRKTLEEFDFAFQPSIDERLIRELATMTFVTRHENVLFLGPPGVGKSHLAVALAVEAISQGISVYFVSLSQLIEDLRKAYTENRLDKRLRIYIRPKLLIIDEIGYLPFDSLAANLFFQVVSARYERGSILLTSNKSFGEWGELMGDPILATAILDRLLHHSHIVNIRGNSYRLREKMRTGAYGSPSTT; this is translated from the coding sequence ATGATTGAACTGGAACAAGCACGGCTACGTCTCGAGGAACTTGGGCTTCAGCAAGCGGCTCTACTCTTGGATGCCCATTTGGAAGCGGCAAGTCATGGACAGCCCACCTATCTGTCCTTTCTCAACATGCTTCTAGATGCAGAGATAGCGGAACGTCAAAAACGGAATATGGAGGTACGCACCAAACTCGCACACTTGCCTTACCGAAAAACGCTGGAGGAGTTCGATTTTGCTTTCCAACCCAGCATTGACGAACGGTTGATTCGAGAGCTGGCCACGATGACTTTTGTAACCCGACACGAGAATGTCTTGTTCTTAGGGCCTCCCGGAGTAGGAAAAAGTCATCTGGCGGTGGCGTTGGCTGTAGAAGCCATCTCGCAAGGGATATCCGTTTACTTTGTCAGTCTCTCGCAACTCATCGAAGATCTGCGAAAAGCTTACACGGAAAACAGGCTGGATAAACGCCTACGCATCTATATTCGACCAAAGCTCCTGATTATTGACGAAATTGGTTACTTACCGTTTGACAGTTTGGCAGCTAACCTCTTTTTCCAGGTAGTAAGTGCAAGATACGAGAGAGGGAGTATTCTGTTGACCAGCAACAAGAGTTTCGGTGAATGGGGGGAACTGATGGGCGATCCGATACTTGCTACGGCTATCCTGGATCGGCTCTTACACCATTCCCACATCGTCAATATTAGGGGGAATAGTTACCGACTTCGTGAGAAGATGAGGACTGGAGCCTACGGCTCCCCCTCTACCACCTAA
- a CDS encoding P27 family phage terminase small subunit: MAKNTKSAIKRATIRAMKELGTYKKEFDPLIEIYAELREQYAVLSGRFAAGGYPFEVSTADGGSKKAPIVATLESLRKDILAYTDRLCLNPKTIDGITVETKKQSVLAAALRQLE, encoded by the coding sequence ATGGCAAAAAATACCAAGTCAGCAATTAAGCGAGCAACCATTAGAGCAATGAAAGAGCTCGGGACTTACAAGAAAGAATTCGACCCACTGATTGAGATTTATGCTGAACTAAGGGAACAGTACGCCGTGTTGTCCGGCCGGTTCGCAGCTGGGGGGTACCCGTTCGAGGTTTCAACAGCGGACGGTGGATCGAAGAAAGCACCAATTGTCGCCACGCTCGAATCCCTCCGCAAAGACATACTGGCGTACACAGACCGGTTGTGTCTGAATCCGAAAACCATCGACGGCATCACCGTCGAGACTAAAAAACAATCTGTGCTGGCCGCAGCGCTGAGGCAACTTGAGTGA